A single Methanolobus sp. ZRKC5 DNA region contains:
- a CDS encoding DUF86 domain-containing protein → MKDPEVFLMHIVDSIDKIEDFTNSRTKEDFLEDIQLQDATIRRIEIIGEASKNIPEDFKVQYPDVPWSEMARTRDKLIHGYFGVDLQLTWDIVQHDLPELKEKMHQILEELK, encoded by the coding sequence ATGAAAGACCCTGAAGTCTTTTTGATGCACATAGTGGATTCTATCGACAAGATAGAGGACTTCACTAATAGCAGAACTAAAGAAGATTTTCTGGAAGATATTCAACTTCAGGATGCAACTATCAGAAGAATAGAGATTATAGGCGAAGCATCAAAAAACATCCCTGAAGACTTTAAAGTACAGTATCCTGATGTACCGTGGAGTGAAATGGCAAGAACCAGAGACAAGCTTATCCACGGATATTTTGGTGTTGATCTCCAACTCACGTGGGACATAGTCCAGCATGATCTGCCTGAGCTAAAAGAAAAAATGCATCAAATCCTTGAAGAACTTAAATGA
- a CDS encoding DUF2254 family protein — MLPNKLKEKCNELADFFDRPAWINRTLFYLSIFASIALVFTFIFGIFEFIFPDFTFPNNNINYDNERYLLSALVQSLAATIALVITLSLVAVQLAAQSYSARVIDVYKRNPDMWILLYIYIITIFYGLGLIKVVELGVYGINMEGAIFVAYFMGFFAFVCLVPYMLKTLDLLKPSTVIKLLAADITKNKILKSLEEDGKIEENDPIQPIVDIINSSLEKKDNETVRNGLKSIKENT, encoded by the coding sequence ATGCTACCTAATAAACTGAAAGAGAAATGTAATGAATTAGCAGATTTCTTTGACCGACCTGCATGGATAAACAGGACACTGTTCTATCTTTCGATATTCGCTAGCATAGCCTTAGTATTCACATTCATTTTCGGCATATTCGAGTTCATTTTTCCTGATTTCACCTTTCCAAACAACAACATCAACTACGACAACGAACGCTATCTACTCAGCGCCCTCGTCCAGAGTCTCGCAGCCACCATCGCCTTGGTAATCACACTCAGCCTTGTAGCCGTACAGCTCGCAGCCCAGTCCTATTCCGCAAGGGTAATTGATGTCTACAAACGGAACCCCGACATGTGGATACTTCTCTACATCTACATTATCACTATCTTCTACGGACTTGGATTGATCAAAGTTGTAGAGCTTGGCGTTTATGGAATTAATATGGAGGGCGCTATTTTTGTGGCTTATTTCATGGGGTTCTTTGCTTTTGTTTGTCTTGTGCCGTATATGTTGAAGACTCTGGATTTGCTGAAGCCTTCTACTGTGATTAAATTGTTGGCGGCGGATATTACAAAGAATAAAATTCTCAAATCTTTGGAAGAGGATGGGAAAATTGAAGAGAATGATCCAATTCAGCCTATTGTTGACATTATAAACTCCTCTTTAGAAAAAAAGGATAACGAAACCGTAAGAAATGGGCTAAAATCAATAAAAGAAAATACGTAA
- a CDS encoding AAA family ATPase, translating into MKEQNDQIKDVKELVKRELLDEVKGKKSDLIVIVAGLRKVRKSTLMEEVRKENLHESYFVNFDDERLFDFTIEDFQMMQEILLELYGERNTYFFGNYSA; encoded by the coding sequence TTGAAAGAACAGAACGATCAGATCAAAGATGTGAAAGAACTGGTTAAAAGAGAGTTGTTGGATGAGGTTAAAGGTAAGAAGTCAGATCTTATCGTTATAGTGGCAGGACTTCGTAAAGTTAGGAAATCAACGCTTATGGAAGAGGTTAGGAAGGAGAATCTTCATGAGAGTTATTTTGTGAACTTTGACGATGAGAGGTTATTTGATTTTACAATTGAAGATTTCCAGATGATGCAGGAGATTCTTCTCGAGCTTTATGGTGAAAGAAATACTTACTTTTTTGGTAACTATTCAGCCTGA
- a CDS encoding ATP-binding protein, producing the protein MVTFFDEIQNIPGWERFVRRLHDGGKKIYVTGSNASMLSREMGTHLTGRHLSYSLYPYSFKEFLDFKKYELPSSNVLTTVEKSTIKKHFNEYIETGGIPEFVKNRDELYIKTLYENIIYRDIVARYNLKDEKALKTTAYFAASNIAKEISYNNIKKLTGLSSATTVKEYFEYLENSYLAFLVPKFSASLKKQVYSSKKVYFVDTAIAKILGFRTSEDYGRILENIVFMELKRRNEEVYYHRDKKECDFVIRDGYNIREAIQVTQSLENPDTRKREIEGLLEALKAYKLKEGLILTDDSEDEIKMNGRKIIVTPIWKWMLE; encoded by the coding sequence ATAGTTACCTTTTTTGATGAGATACAGAATATACCGGGTTGGGAGAGATTTGTCAGACGGCTGCATGACGGTGGAAAAAAGATATATGTCACAGGTTCAAATGCAAGTATGCTGAGTCGGGAAATGGGAACTCATCTGACTGGCAGGCATCTTAGCTATTCATTGTATCCTTATTCGTTCAAGGAATTTCTCGATTTCAAAAAATATGAGCTGCCTTCGTCAAACGTACTTACAACCGTTGAAAAGAGTACGATCAAGAAACACTTCAATGAGTATATTGAAACTGGAGGAATACCGGAATTTGTGAAAAACCGGGATGAGCTCTATATCAAGACACTGTATGAGAACATAATCTACAGAGATATAGTTGCAAGATACAATCTCAAAGATGAAAAGGCATTGAAAACAACAGCTTACTTTGCAGCATCTAATATCGCAAAGGAGATCAGTTACAACAATATCAAAAAGCTCACTGGACTTTCCAGTGCAACAACAGTAAAGGAATACTTCGAGTACCTCGAGAACAGCTATCTCGCTTTTCTTGTACCAAAATTCTCTGCTTCCCTTAAAAAACAGGTTTACTCCAGCAAAAAAGTCTACTTCGTGGATACTGCCATAGCAAAGATACTGGGATTCAGGACATCCGAAGACTACGGAAGAATCCTTGAGAACATTGTGTTCATGGAACTCAAAAGAAGAAACGAAGAAGTCTACTATCACAGAGATAAAAAAGAATGTGATTTTGTCATAAGGGACGGCTACAACATAAGAGAAGCAATCCAGGTCACGCAGAGCCTTGAAAATCCAGATACCAGAAAAAGAGAGATTGAAGGACTGTTGGAAGCCTTAAAAGCCTACAAATTAAAAGAAGGCCTCATCCTCACCGATGACAGCGAAGATGAGATTAAAATGAATGGCAGAAAAATAATTGTGACGCCCATCTGGAAATGGATGCTGGAATGA
- a CDS encoding fibrillarin-like rRNA/tRNA 2'-O-methyltransferase: protein MMSVKELYRGIYELDIGDRKVLATRNIMPGLSVYGERLIVDDGIEYRQWDPSRSKLGAMVLKNFEIPIEPDSAVLYLGAASGTTVSHVSDILTDGLVYAVEFSPRTMRDLIQLCDQRPNIIPILADANKPQSYAHIVEKADVIFQDVAQPNQAEIAAINSKYFLEEHGHLMLSIKSRSIDTAASPKKIFKEEVRKLESDFGIESEVLQRKELDPFHEDHLGLVARMFVDED from the coding sequence CTGATGTCAGTTAAAGAGTTATATCGCGGTATCTATGAATTGGATATTGGTGACAGGAAGGTGCTTGCAACCAGAAATATCATGCCCGGTCTGAGCGTATACGGTGAGCGTCTCATTGTTGACGATGGAATTGAATATCGCCAGTGGGACCCCAGCAGAAGTAAACTAGGAGCCATGGTGCTCAAGAATTTCGAGATCCCAATAGAACCGGATTCCGCAGTACTCTATCTAGGTGCTGCCTCAGGAACAACGGTGAGCCACGTCTCAGACATACTAACAGACGGCCTGGTCTACGCAGTCGAGTTCTCCCCACGCACCATGCGTGACCTTATTCAGCTCTGCGACCAGCGTCCTAACATCATCCCGATACTGGCTGATGCCAACAAACCCCAGTCCTACGCACACATTGTGGAAAAAGCGGATGTCATCTTCCAGGACGTAGCCCAGCCCAATCAGGCTGAGATTGCAGCCATCAACTCAAAGTACTTCCTAGAGGAACACGGCCACCTGATGCTCTCCATCAAGTCAAGGAGCATCGACACCGCAGCCAGCCCAAAAAAGATATTCAAGGAAGAGGTCCGAAAACTTGAAAGCGACTTTGGCATTGAATCTGAGGTACTGCAAAGAAAAGAGCTTGACCCGTTCCACGAGGACCATTTAGGTTTGGTGGCACGGATGTTTGTGGATGAAGATTGA
- a CDS encoding rRNA biogenesis protein, with the protein MEFTTWFGKLQLDTEGEVEDCKLFDKDPEKLAELVFESQENVQDVPLKRPDLRKAALESGFVELDEDYDILLRDVCIRAAKSQISQTDTDDSRVIQAVEALDDIDKNVNELSERLFEWYGRYFPELDMTGEKLAKFVSAYGSRANVPEDHELFEKSSQSMGAEISFADEELLRALANNICSLYDTRRYIENYINTSMGSVAPNLCNITGASIGARLMSMAGSLQKLAAFPSSTVQVIGANRALFKHLRSRAPSPKHGIIFNNPIIKNAPWWQRGKLARALASKISLAARTDFYSGELEPSIKDALEKKLEHIRNTNPNPPKREPKPQSKGKGGKKTHRCKRKGGKR; encoded by the coding sequence ATGGAATTCACTACATGGTTTGGAAAACTTCAGCTGGATACTGAGGGTGAGGTAGAGGATTGTAAGCTGTTTGATAAGGATCCGGAAAAGCTGGCTGAACTTGTCTTCGAGTCACAGGAGAATGTGCAGGATGTTCCGCTTAAGCGTCCTGATCTCCGTAAGGCTGCTCTGGAGTCTGGCTTTGTCGAGCTTGATGAGGATTATGATATACTCCTGAGGGATGTGTGTATCAGGGCTGCAAAGAGCCAGATATCACAAACCGATACTGATGATTCAAGGGTAATCCAGGCAGTTGAGGCGCTGGATGATATCGATAAGAATGTGAATGAACTCAGTGAGCGCCTCTTTGAGTGGTATGGAAGGTATTTCCCGGAACTGGATATGACAGGCGAGAAGCTTGCAAAATTTGTTTCTGCCTATGGCTCAAGGGCAAATGTGCCTGAGGACCATGAGTTGTTCGAAAAGTCATCACAATCTATGGGTGCTGAGATATCATTTGCAGATGAGGAACTTTTGAGGGCTCTTGCCAATAACATTTGCAGTCTGTATGATACCCGCAGGTATATCGAAAATTACATTAATACTAGTATGGGCTCGGTTGCACCGAACCTTTGCAACATTACAGGAGCATCTATTGGTGCCCGCCTTATGAGTATGGCAGGAAGCCTGCAGAAACTTGCTGCTTTCCCATCCAGCACAGTCCAGGTGATTGGTGCGAACAGGGCGCTTTTCAAGCACCTGCGCTCCCGAGCACCATCCCCTAAACATGGAATTATCTTCAACAATCCGATTATCAAGAATGCGCCCTGGTGGCAGAGAGGAAAGCTTGCAAGGGCACTTGCTTCCAAGATCAGCCTGGCTGCAAGGACTGATTTCTATTCCGGTGAACTGGAGCCATCCATAAAGGATGCCCTTGAAAAGAAACTGGAACATATCAGGAATACTAATCCAAATCCGCCAAAGAGGGAACCAAAGCCCCAGTCAAAGGGCAAGGGCGGTAAAAAAACACATAGATGCAAGAGGAAAGGCGGTAAGCGCTGA
- a CDS encoding beta-ribofuranosylaminobenzene 5'-phosphate synthase: MITIKSPSRLHLTLIDMNASLGRVDGGTGISLASPHVVISAEKSDTIEVVGDSFLGERMENAVRQVLPEGEGINLKIEEDMLAHVGFGSGTQAALSAAAAANELYDLGMSVRELAIAVGRGGTSGIGVASFEMGGFIVDGGHRFSDKGSFSPSSASRADPAPVLFRHDFPDWDIVLALPETLGAHDAKEVNIFQKECPIPINEVQELSHIILMKMMPAIMEKDIEAFGYCINHIQNIGFKKREVQLQHQAVRDVMTLMQDNGAYGAGMSSFGPAVYGIVDNNEDAAYLQEDVQELLDNTIGGRVIVTKANNTGAEIRRV, translated from the coding sequence ATGATTACTATTAAGTCCCCATCAAGGCTCCATCTCACTCTTATTGATATGAATGCCAGTCTTGGCAGAGTGGATGGTGGCACAGGTATTTCTCTGGCATCACCCCATGTTGTGATCAGTGCAGAGAAGTCCGATACGATTGAAGTGGTGGGTGATTCGTTCCTCGGGGAAAGGATGGAGAATGCTGTGAGGCAAGTCCTTCCTGAAGGTGAGGGTATTAATCTTAAGATTGAAGAAGATATGCTGGCACATGTCGGTTTTGGTTCTGGTACACAGGCAGCGTTATCTGCGGCTGCGGCTGCTAATGAGTTGTATGATCTGGGCATGAGTGTAAGAGAGCTTGCCATTGCAGTGGGACGTGGAGGCACTTCAGGAATTGGTGTAGCGTCATTTGAGATGGGTGGTTTCATTGTTGACGGAGGCCACAGGTTCAGTGACAAGGGTTCATTCTCCCCATCGTCTGCAAGTAGGGCAGACCCTGCTCCGGTGTTGTTCAGGCATGATTTCCCTGACTGGGACATAGTTCTTGCACTTCCCGAGACCTTGGGGGCACATGATGCAAAAGAAGTCAATATATTCCAGAAGGAATGTCCAATTCCTATTAATGAAGTGCAGGAGCTGTCACATATCATCCTTATGAAAATGATGCCTGCCATAATGGAGAAGGACATCGAGGCTTTTGGTTATTGCATTAATCACATACAGAATATCGGTTTTAAGAAACGTGAGGTACAGCTTCAGCACCAGGCTGTGAGGGATGTTATGACGCTGATGCAGGACAATGGTGCATATGGTGCAGGTATGAGTTCATTCGGGCCTGCAGTTTACGGTATAGTTGACAACAATGAGGATGCTGCCTATCTGCAGGAGGATGTGCAGGAACTTCTTGATAATACAATAGGTGGCAGGGTGATTGTCACAAAGGCAAATAATACCGGTGCGGAAATAAGGAGGGTGTGA
- a CDS encoding DUF2953 domain-containing protein, whose amino-acid sequence MLSVLMVILLLIVLVVLVFLLILFTAIDIVFEAQGSGSDIEHRVSVHWLLFSYCISPTDDKENEFGSKGDQYSSISGVDVPEGKGLDKKTVKREVKGGKKEPSKSKKSKDISFSEILQAFRQLRSPAIRLLQGTIHAIRIPYARVNMVFGFPDPAYTGIACGYVHALKGYFACHSDNLKMQLEPDFIDSRLDFDMKGSVRIRLYRFILVILFFVLDRNVLRFSWQFFINRYSKKSSVNL is encoded by the coding sequence ATGTTATCTGTCTTAATGGTGATACTGCTTCTTATCGTGCTTGTTGTACTTGTATTTTTACTTATTCTCTTTACTGCTATTGATATTGTTTTTGAAGCACAGGGCTCCGGCAGTGATATAGAACACAGGGTCTCCGTGCACTGGCTACTGTTTTCCTATTGCATCAGTCCGACAGACGACAAAGAAAACGAATTTGGTTCAAAAGGTGATCAATATTCTTCAATTTCTGGGGTTGATGTTCCTGAGGGTAAAGGGTTGGATAAGAAAACAGTCAAGAGGGAAGTTAAGGGTGGCAAAAAAGAACCTTCTAAGTCCAAAAAATCAAAGGACATATCTTTTTCAGAGATATTACAGGCTTTCAGGCAACTGAGGTCACCTGCAATCAGGTTGTTGCAGGGAACAATCCATGCCATCAGGATACCATATGCAAGGGTCAATATGGTGTTTGGTTTTCCTGATCCTGCATATACAGGAATTGCATGTGGTTATGTCCATGCGTTGAAGGGTTATTTTGCCTGTCACTCTGATAATCTGAAAATGCAACTGGAGCCGGATTTTATTGACAGCAGGCTGGACTTTGACATGAAAGGATCTGTGAGGATTCGGTTGTATCGTTTTATTCTTGTGATCCTGTTCTTTGTTCTGGATAGGAATGTGCTGCGTTTTTCATGGCAGTTTTTTATTAACAGGTATTCTAAAAAGTCAAGTGTTAATCTTTAA
- a CDS encoding spore germination protein GerW family protein codes for MALEDLMKEVSAELERLVSTKTVVGETMVVGDTTIIPVTKVSFGFGSGGGEGKKKGEEEGFGGGGGAGAKIEPVAFIVVSPEGTRLLSLSGHTDFGKILESVPGLIEKVRSMKKKSKKDESCQDDSEPCEGTDESSED; via the coding sequence ATGGCACTTGAAGATCTGATGAAAGAAGTATCCGCAGAACTTGAAAGACTTGTGAGCACCAAGACCGTTGTCGGGGAAACAATGGTTGTTGGAGATACCACCATTATTCCAGTTACCAAGGTTTCATTTGGATTTGGAAGTGGCGGCGGCGAGGGTAAGAAGAAAGGTGAGGAAGAAGGCTTTGGTGGCGGTGGCGGCGCAGGTGCAAAGATAGAGCCTGTGGCATTCATTGTAGTTTCACCAGAGGGCACACGCCTGCTGTCTTTATCCGGTCATACCGATTTTGGCAAGATACTTGAGTCTGTTCCGGGACTGATCGAGAAGGTCAGGTCTATGAAGAAAAAATCAAAGAAAGATGAGAGCTGTCAGGATGATTCAGAACCCTGCGAAGGGACAGATGAGTCTTCTGAAGACTGA
- a CDS encoding ATP-dependent DNA helicase yields the protein MSGKSGYMRYFPKETCYPNQQEAMDKIHSSLINKEIILFEGACGTGKTLSALAPSLNVGKQLQKTVIIATNVHQQMVQFINEARDIRQTNDLKVAVVKGKSAMCPNETDYEECRLKRENTFELLETEREIALKKQEMKSAFENYKRSKDPALVALRDALSKELDVAEEKATELRKRSCDELYEVLRYDGETFRQWLFDDVRTPEEVNEYALQKGMCGYELLKRELKHAELVICNFHHVLNADIFMRVLNWLEKEPQDVIIIFDEAHNIESAARSHSSITITEHTLEKAIAEVEANVDQMPDSGAHNLLKILRNVMVEIYNSRFKFGERERVGKHWYDMRISDPYERNDMVGGKFFKLAKDAGFKDETSIQKILSEASAFGEMLDENYREQYKKGLSGVLKRSNIRYAADFLSSYLVLSNNLNYYPVLNVRRDLSDEIYGRIELFTCIPKNVTEPLFDSLFSAVLMSATLRPFDMIKSTLGIGRPTCEIAYATSFPEDKRLTLSVSVPPLFAKTRDDPQTLQALEEVIFDAIEHSEGNVIIFFQSSFEARRYYKKLESRVDAPVFLDEVGVSSQEIREDFFKMGESGNKAVLVSYLWGTLSEGIDYRDGRGRTVIIVGVGYPALNDRMNAVESAYDHTFGYGAGWEYAVQVPTIRKIRQAMGRVVRSPVDYGVRILVDGRFTTSAPKKFGKFSVFEIFPPEEREEFIDVEPQKVKYSLMNFFQDNTESQ from the coding sequence ATGAGCGGTAAAAGTGGATACATGAGATATTTTCCAAAAGAAACCTGTTATCCAAATCAGCAGGAGGCAATGGACAAGATTCATTCTTCCCTCATAAACAAAGAGATCATACTTTTTGAAGGAGCATGTGGTACAGGTAAGACTCTCAGTGCCCTGGCACCTTCTCTGAATGTGGGGAAACAACTCCAAAAAACGGTGATCATAGCTACTAATGTTCATCAGCAGATGGTCCAGTTCATCAACGAGGCACGTGATATCAGGCAAACTAACGATCTGAAGGTTGCAGTGGTAAAAGGCAAGTCCGCGATGTGCCCTAATGAGACTGATTATGAAGAATGCAGGCTCAAACGCGAGAACACTTTTGAACTTCTGGAAACCGAAAGGGAGATCGCTCTTAAGAAACAGGAAATGAAGTCTGCGTTTGAGAATTACAAACGGTCAAAAGACCCTGCACTTGTGGCACTTCGCGATGCTCTTTCAAAGGAGCTGGATGTTGCCGAGGAAAAAGCAACAGAACTTCGTAAACGTTCATGTGATGAACTTTATGAGGTGCTGCGTTACGACGGTGAAACTTTCAGGCAATGGTTGTTCGATGATGTGCGTACCCCTGAGGAAGTAAATGAATATGCTTTACAGAAAGGGATGTGCGGCTATGAACTACTGAAACGTGAACTTAAGCATGCAGAACTTGTTATCTGCAATTTCCATCACGTATTGAATGCGGATATATTCATGAGAGTGCTCAACTGGCTTGAAAAGGAGCCACAAGATGTCATTATTATATTTGACGAAGCACATAACATTGAATCTGCTGCAAGATCACATTCATCTATCACTATCACAGAGCATACGTTGGAGAAAGCGATTGCAGAGGTCGAGGCAAATGTCGATCAGATGCCGGATAGCGGTGCTCATAATTTATTAAAAATACTTCGCAATGTTATGGTGGAGATATATAACTCCCGCTTCAAGTTCGGTGAGCGGGAGAGGGTTGGAAAACACTGGTACGATATGCGTATAAGTGACCCCTACGAGCGTAATGATATGGTCGGGGGTAAGTTCTTTAAGCTTGCAAAGGACGCAGGTTTCAAAGACGAGACCTCTATACAGAAAATTCTCTCAGAAGCAAGTGCATTCGGTGAAATGCTTGATGAGAATTATCGTGAACAGTATAAGAAAGGCTTGAGCGGAGTCCTTAAGCGCTCAAACATACGCTATGCTGCAGATTTCCTGTCATCGTATCTTGTGCTTTCTAATAATCTGAACTACTATCCGGTCCTAAATGTCAGGCGTGATCTTAGTGATGAAATATATGGTCGTATCGAACTTTTTACATGTATTCCTAAGAATGTGACCGAACCTCTATTTGATTCGCTTTTCTCGGCAGTTCTTATGTCAGCTACCCTGCGTCCTTTCGATATGATTAAATCTACTTTGGGAATCGGAAGACCTACTTGCGAGATTGCTTATGCAACATCATTCCCCGAAGACAAACGTCTGACACTATCAGTTTCAGTTCCGCCTTTGTTTGCAAAGACCAGAGATGACCCTCAGACCTTACAGGCCCTTGAAGAGGTCATATTCGATGCAATAGAGCACAGTGAAGGCAATGTTATCATCTTTTTCCAGAGCTCATTTGAGGCCAGAAGGTACTATAAGAAACTGGAATCCCGGGTGGATGCACCTGTTTTCCTTGATGAGGTCGGTGTTTCATCTCAGGAGATAAGGGAAGATTTCTTCAAAATGGGAGAATCCGGTAATAAGGCTGTACTTGTTTCGTATCTCTGGGGCACATTGAGCGAAGGCATTGATTATCGTGACGGCAGAGGCAGGACGGTAATAATAGTAGGTGTCGGCTATCCAGCCTTAAATGATCGTATGAATGCTGTCGAGTCGGCTTATGATCATACATTCGGATATGGTGCAGGATGGGAGTATGCCGTACAGGTACCAACCATCCGTAAGATACGTCAGGCAATGGGCAGGGTCGTACGCTCTCCAGTTGACTATGGTGTGAGGATACTTGTTGACGGACGTTTTACTACATCTGCTCCTAAAAAATTTGGAAAATTCTCAGTGTTTGAAATATTCCCTCCAGAGGAAAGGGAGGAATTCATTGATGTGGAACCCCAGAAGGTGAAATACTCTCTTATGAATTTCTTCCAGGATAACACAGAATCCCAATGA
- a CDS encoding type IV pilin N-terminal domain-containing protein yields the protein MPMDAGIFNLCCIILVMNILGQLRLIYIVSIKITPMEKQILIFRWHTEGVSPVIGVILMLFLTILLAGITVSSVYGGDAALSLSKAPMALIEVEYVEGGVRNYPTYVQYKENFLYLEHMVGDPLQIGSTKIIISGEGSSYEGVVPHGTRHYGEVSINYASLLFEGKKSVYASRNPDISDGAWSAGEKLILNGDDAINGSIFSTVSVDINGVPNTANHYGLKEDSMVTIKIFDKESQCIISEFECVVTPVD from the coding sequence ATGCCTATGGACGCTGGTATTTTTAATTTGTGTTGTATTATACTGGTGATGAATATATTAGGGCAATTAAGATTAATTTATATAGTCAGTATCAAAATTACGCCCATGGAAAAACAAATTTTGATTTTCAGATGGCATACGGAAGGTGTGTCGCCTGTGATAGGAGTTATACTGATGCTTTTTCTGACAATACTATTGGCAGGCATCACAGTCTCTTCAGTGTATGGCGGGGATGCTGCATTGTCCTTAAGCAAAGCTCCTATGGCTTTAATTGAGGTGGAATATGTGGAAGGTGGTGTTCGAAATTATCCTACTTATGTACAATACAAAGAGAACTTCCTATATCTGGAACATATGGTTGGTGATCCTTTGCAGATTGGTTCCACTAAGATCATAATATCCGGTGAGGGGAGTAGTTATGAGGGTGTTGTCCCACATGGGACACGGCATTATGGTGAAGTTTCCATAAATTATGCTTCTCTTCTGTTTGAAGGAAAGAAATCCGTATATGCTTCAAGGAATCCGGATATTTCAGATGGTGCTTGGTCTGCAGGTGAGAAATTGATTCTGAATGGTGATGATGCTATCAACGGTAGCATATTTTCTACAGTATCAGTGGACATAAATGGGGTGCCAAATACTGCAAATCATTATGGGTTGAAGGAGGACAGCATGGTCACTATCAAGATATTCGACAAGGAGTCCCAGTGTATTATCTCGGAATTTGAATGTGTGGTCACTCCGGTAGATTGA
- a CDS encoding 4Fe-4S binding protein gives MVAIITVDECVGCGTCIDECPAEAITLNGENIAIVEASECLDCGACVDVCPTDAISME, from the coding sequence ATGGTAGCAATTATTACTGTCGATGAATGTGTCGGTTGTGGAACATGTATAGATGAGTGCCCTGCAGAGGCAATTACACTTAACGGTGAAAACATTGCAATAGTTGAAGCAAGCGAATGTCTGGACTGCGGTGCATGTGTTGACGTGTGCCCAACAGACGCAATATCAATGGAATAA